The following DNA comes from Mycobacteriales bacterium.
AGTGCAGGGTGTTCCCGACCTGGACCGGTTCGTTGGGCACCCGGTGCAGCTCACGCAGGTCGAGGGTCTCCCGGCCGATCTCGCCGAGCACGACGCGGGCGCTGGCGGCGCCGAGATCCACGGCGACGACGGAGGTCATCGCAGCATCCGCAGCATCCGGGTGTTGCCGAGGGTGTTGGGTTTGACCCGCTCGAGGTCGAGGAACTCCGCGACGCCCTCGTCGTAGGAGCGCAGCAGCTCGGCGTAGACGTGATGCGGCACGGGAGTCCCTTCGATCTCGGCGAAGCCGTGCTCGGCGAAGAACCGGACCTCGAAGGTCAGGACGAAGACCCGCTCGACTCCGACCTCACGCGCGGCGGCCAGCAACTGCTCGAGCAACAGATGGCCGATGCCCTGACTGCGGTACTCCGGGTGCACCGCCACCGTCCGCACCTCGGCCAGGTCCTCCCACAGCACGTGCACCGCGCCGCAGCCGACCACCCGCCCGCTGCCGGGTTGCTCGGCCACCCAGAACTCCTGCACGTCCTCGTAGAGGGTGACGGTGTTCTTGCCCAGCAGGATGCGCTTCGCGACGTATGCGTCGAGCAGCTCCTGGATCGCCGTGACGTCGCGGGTACGCGCCCGGCGGATGGTGATCTCCACGTCGAGCGAGCGTATCGGGGCGTCCCGGCGCTCCGTGGTGGCCATCGGTCGTCAGCGCAGGAAGGCGGCCGCCACCCCGGCGTCGACCGGGATCAGCAGGCCGGTGGTTTGCTGCAGGTCGCCCGCCGTGAGGGCGAACACCGCGGCGGCGACGTGCTCGGGCAGCACCTCGTGCTTGAGCAGGGTGCGCTGGGCGTAGTACTCGCCGAGCTTCTCCTCCTCGACGCCGTAAACCGCCGCGCGCTGGGCTCCCCAGCCGCCGGCGAAGATGCCCGAACCGCGGACCACGGCGTCGGGGTTGACGCCGTTGACCCGGATGCCGTGCTCGCCGAGCTCGGCGGCGAGCAGCCGCACCTGGTGCGCCTGGTCGGCCTTGGCGGCGCCGTACGCGACGTTGTTCGGGCCGGCGAAGATCGCGTTCTTGCTCGCAATGTAGACGATGTCACCGCCCAGCCCCTGCTCGATCATCACCCGGGCGGCGGCCCGGGAGACCAGGAATGACCCGCGGGCCATGACGTCGTGCTGCAGGTCCCATTCGTCGACGGTGGTGTCGAGCAGGCTCTTGGAGATCGACAGCCCGGCGTTGTTGACGACCAGATCCACCCCGCCGAAGGCGAGCGCGGCCGAGCGCAGCGCCTGCTCGATCGCATGCTCGTCGGTCACGTCGACCTCGACCGGCACCGCCACGTCGGGACCGCCGAGGTCGGCGGCCACCTCCGCCGCACCGGTGGCATTCACATCGGCGACGACGACGCAGGCCCCCTCCGCGGCGAGTCGTGTGGCGATGGCCCGACCGATGCCCGAGCCGGCGCCGGTCACGACCGCCACTCGGGTCGCGAGCGGCTTGGGCTTGGGCATGCGCGCGAGCTTGGCCTCCTCC
Coding sequences within:
- a CDS encoding amino-acid N-acetyltransferase, whose translation is MRRARTRDVTAIQELLDAYVAKRILLGKNTVTLYEDVQEFWVAEQPGSGRVVGCGAVHVLWEDLAEVRTVAVHPEYRSQGIGHLLLEQLLAAAREVGVERVFVLTFEVRFFAEHGFAEIEGTPVPHHVYAELLRSYDEGVAEFLDLERVKPNTLGNTRMLRMLR